aaaaccgattaacgctaatcccagattaaaaattaaccaaggagtttatttctctactccaaaATGCTGTtaaacgctgatattcggcaaaactttacattggaagaagtcaatcttgaaaaacaaaaaaaacaaaaaaaaagcaaaagaactggaaacaaaggtttacgctaatcctggattaagttaatcggctttcgaacaaccgggccctcgTTTATAACGCTGATTAGATCCTTCTCCAGGATGCGGAACTTCTGCCATTTTTGATACGATGCTCTTTGCTTACACAGTTGTACAAGGCATGAGCAAACAATGAATCACATGATGATAAGCGTGATAAGTTTAACACAACGTTTGGATGTCTCCATGACATCATTCTTCATCGTTTTCTTTTTAGTCACTTGAAAATGTCAAGTGAATTACGCTTATCTTCATGCGTAGACTTTTATGCGTAGACTGTCCAAATATTGAATATAATAGCGCTTTTAGTCATATACCTTTGTAAATGGTAATTAATGCTACTGCTGATATCTTGAGGCCAATCCATAAGCTGCTCCTCTGCAAAGACACTTCTGCAGGGATCGAGGTGGCACTCACCACGCATTCCCAGCAGTTGATCTGCGCTGGCACAAAATAATGCAGGCTCAATTCCACCGCAAGGCACGATGCAGGGATGTCGTGTATGAAAGTCTCCAGGATCATAAAAAATGCGTGAGTGCGTACAATATTTCTATAATATCTCGGTGTGTAAGGCCCATCTAACTCGTGCTCGAAAGCGGGATCTCTACAGTGCTTGCATAAATTTGGCAATAAAACACACAAGTGAGCAATGTAAAGGCTGGTACCAATCATGGCGAAAATGAGAAAGAACCACTGCAGAATTTCTAGTGTTAGAATATGCTTGTCGAGATCCGATAGTGTGAAATTCCCAGGTTGCCTGCAATAAATTCGTCGGGACGTGACCTGAGAGCTTTGCGTTTGGTTTATCGGAGAATCGCTTAGTTCGTTGCATCTTTGAATAGCAGAGAAGACGTCAATTAACATTCCAATATCTGAAGCGACGTTGTATCCTTGGAGAATGAAGTACACGGTGAATTGAATGATGTATGAGCACTTGGCACTCATGTCCCGACAGAACACGGCGCAGATTTTGGAGCAACAACCGATGCAGCACTCGCAAAGGCGGTCTGCCATTTTGGACCAACGGTTGTCAGTCCAGAGTAGCTAGAAGTGTTCTGTCCTGTGGAAAGGAAAATCAAACAGAAAATCAATCAAGCTAAAAGCATTCGTCCTTCGGTGTACAAACATATTAAAGTATAACTAAAGCCTCGGCTAATCAAGTCCAAGATCGTTTTGCATGGAATAACAtaattcattttgttttgtctgtttAAGCCCGTTTAGACGACTCTGATTCCATGAAATTTGCACTGTGATCATTTTCCGATTCAATATTACTGACGATATCattcttaaacatttgaagcTGACTCAAACGTTATTTGCCAGTTAAGATGTTTGTCTTCTGAGACGAGAATGTTGAACCAAAAATGTTTTATTGGTTGTGTACAGCGCCGGACCTTTAGGTCCTTTAGAGAGAGAGTTCCTTGTTTCTCTCAAATACACATTGCAAATAAACGAACACCGTGGTGCTATTCTCGTTGTTTTCACCATACCGCGCTGGACAAAAGAGCATCAGTTTGCTACAGCAATGAAAACTTGAAAGGTCCATGTGGGTTATTGGCTTTAATTTATATTATACTTGGTAGCCATTTACGAAGTCTGTGgtcaaaagccaagaaacggcGGTTTTCGATATCTGTAAACATCGGTAACGGGGTTATGTCCGAAATTAATATGGATTAAGTTTTAAAATCATCGTCCTCTTAGGTATCACACATCTACTTTAGTGAAGTTTACAACTTTTTAAAATAGTCTTCGTTGGTGGTGTTGGACTAGCCTTGTCGCAATCTTGGTATCTCggataaaaacaagaaaaatcgGGACCACATACCTTCAGTAATCCTTGCGAATTATCACCgtaaacaaaaggaaacctCTAGCTAAACTCGTCCTCACTTTATAGCACCAAGATGAAGAAacgtttcaattttttgttCTGTAATTACGTACTTCTGCCAAACGCTTGCGACGAAATCACAGAGCGTGAAATGAAATGTTCATTGCATGGAATTGGTTGATGGCACATGACACGCATTTGCATACGATGCCGAAGAAATTTGCAACTGTGGTGCTCAAATAAATAGGCAACTACAGTCAGCTTTCAGTCAACGGACACAATCCAGGTCCCTATGCTACgccgaatgtgacaaaatatcaagtccgctaaaaataaaacaagtcacaCAATTTACAATCAAGTTGCCAACAATTAGCATCAAATTGTTTGTTGACTAAATCACATTCCCAGCAATTTATGTTACCTCTCTTGTTGTACAATTCATATATTGAAGGATCGGATGTCAAGCTCCATGTTTGCAAGttaagatgcttgttttataaatcaagaagagaGAGGACAGCTTTCGATCAATTCTATTTTCGAGGGGGACTGCACGAGTAATGGCGGGCAACCCGTTTATCGTCTCAATAGGGATTTTAAGAAATGACgactgctacggcaacgacaacaccaaaaaacagtaatatcaCCTGTTTATATGAGGCGGGCCAGTCCGGTTAGACCGCTTTGCCAAGATCTCGGTTCATGCCTGTTTTAATTTAGTAAAATTTGGGTTCGTTTATATCAGAAGGCGGGCTGGCCCACTTGCCGAGATCCCGGTCTGAGctaccgagatctcggcaagccaGGCTGAGAAATTCTCATATAAACGGTCCAGGGgcgcgtttctcgaaagtcccgaaaacttttcgggaccgaaaagccatctgtgaaactgccaaccgcttgttttggaaagccgatcttttaacatgttttcaagctcaataaaagaaataagtctgtgaagtttgacgacttaaatgctctccgttcttgagatacagacgaaattgtgacacccgaaaatggcccgtaaagtttcgggactttcgagaaacgggccccagcccGGTTTGCTGGgatgaaaaattctcatgacgcgagggttgccttgaaaacgtaGCCGGAATTGCATAATCACAggattatttttgcatcttttgttttaaaactgatGCCATTCCGTACTTGCTAGAGCTAAAATGAACCTTTCGTTTCGAACGtcaaagcaaaaaaattcaaCAGGTACCCCATGCCTGACTTTGACGGTTACAAGACACGTAAACAAATTCCTAAAATTCATCCTGGCTGAGATCGTCCATATAAACACTTCATCCCTTTTACCGGGCCAGCCCGTCTAACAGGGCTGGCTTGGTTAAACAGGCCCtaaaagaggaagaaattatcatgctgcacgtgcggcacgcatttttgtgaGGCATTTCTCTCTCGTACtcatcaaaacaacaacgtgaaatgaccaattttcgggttttgacgacaacatggacAACAAACAGTGAATCTTTTGTTCTTTATCCTTTTTTCAAATCCGTTCGTACGATTCTGGTTATCGAATACTTCGCCTATCTTATACaaaataaacaagatggaaacgtCGTGAAACACTTAGGATATCTCAA
The Montipora capricornis isolate CH-2021 chromosome 10, ASM3666992v2, whole genome shotgun sequence genome window above contains:
- the LOC138021391 gene encoding uncharacterized protein, with protein sequence MADRLCECCIGCCSKICAVFCRDMSAKCSYIIQFTVYFILQGYNVASDIGMLIDVFSAIQRCNELSDSPINQTQSSQVTSRRIYCRQPGNFTLSDLDKHILTLEILQWFFLIFAMIGTSLYIAHLCVLLPNLCKHCRDPAFEHELDGPYTPRYYRNIVRTHAFFMILETFIHDIPASCLAVELSLHYFVPAQINCWECVVSATSIPAEVSLQRSSLWIGLKISAVALITIYKGILPLYFWIGNPFCWSCYPLRLFITLPAGLGFLVLVLTPCMGIAKYRVMVEAPDLESALSNASDIIFTIGVVFWGIIIVGFLMWKIFNKFVMELCPCLEWCSEEDDKKKKREDEKNTGCWCF